A region of Mammaliicoccus sp. Dog046 DNA encodes the following proteins:
- a CDS encoding acyl-CoA thioesterase, translating to MTQYKYPNDSRVVSTDQVLVNDLNNYNTLFGGVLMKKLDNNATLSARRHARVKECVTASTDSIDFLVPIRQTDSVCIESFVSYTGNRSMEIFCKVIAEDMLTGERKVAATAFLTFVALDVDKRPIQVPAIVPVTKEEQFLYESGSKRANIRRQRREHSKELTNIIGLQKPWETIKEGSY from the coding sequence ATGACACAATATAAATACCCAAATGACAGTAGAGTAGTGAGTACGGACCAAGTATTAGTAAATGACTTAAATAATTACAATACACTTTTTGGTGGTGTATTGATGAAAAAATTAGACAACAACGCGACTTTATCAGCAAGAAGACATGCAAGGGTGAAAGAATGTGTAACTGCATCAACGGATTCTATTGATTTCTTAGTACCTATTAGACAAACAGATTCAGTTTGCATTGAATCATTCGTTTCTTATACAGGAAACAGATCTATGGAGATCTTCTGTAAAGTAATCGCTGAAGATATGTTAACAGGAGAAAGAAAAGTTGCAGCGACTGCATTTTTAACTTTCGTAGCCTTAGACGTAGACAAGAGACCGATTCAAGTACCTGCTATTGTTCCAGTAACAAAAGAGGAACAATTCTTATATGAATCTGGTAGTAAGCGTGCAAATATTAGAAGACAAAGAAGAGAACATAGTAAAGAATTAACGAATATTATAGGCTTACAAAAACCATGGGAAACGATTAAAGAAGGGAGCTATTAA
- a CDS encoding LysR family transcriptional regulator: MEIKQMQYFIEVARFKSMTKASEHLYITQPTISNAIKLLEEELKVELIDRSKRQIVLTDAGKVFQKICKDFLKMYDNIPVELNHLLEIEEGHVRIGIPTIMNVNRFTRLISEFHNLYPNVTFHILEDGSKRIENEILKDDLDIGITVLPTNNELFNSFFFFSEELKVVVNKNHYLANASSINLRDLSSESFILFNSDYYLNDRIKECCKMSGFNPNIISESTQWTFIEQMILSELGICILPSSITDLLNEDLKSVSINNLDIGWELAIIWKKEGYQNNITKKLLEFLQDRMLLNE; the protein is encoded by the coding sequence GTGGAAATAAAGCAAATGCAATATTTCATAGAAGTAGCTAGGTTTAAAAGTATGACGAAGGCTTCAGAACATTTATATATTACTCAACCGACAATTAGTAATGCTATAAAGTTATTAGAAGAAGAGTTAAAGGTGGAATTGATTGATCGTTCTAAACGTCAAATTGTATTAACGGATGCTGGCAAAGTGTTTCAAAAGATTTGTAAGGATTTCTTGAAAATGTATGATAATATCCCGGTTGAATTAAATCACTTATTAGAGATTGAAGAAGGCCATGTAAGAATTGGTATTCCTACTATTATGAATGTAAATCGTTTTACGAGATTGATTTCGGAGTTCCATAATTTATATCCTAATGTGACGTTTCATATTTTGGAAGATGGCAGTAAGCGTATTGAGAATGAGATTCTTAAAGATGATTTAGACATCGGTATCACGGTTCTTCCGACAAATAATGAATTGTTTAATTCGTTCTTCTTCTTTAGTGAAGAGTTGAAGGTTGTAGTGAATAAGAATCACTATTTAGCAAATGCATCTTCTATTAATCTGAGAGACCTTTCAAGTGAGAGCTTCATCTTGTTTAATTCTGACTATTATTTAAATGATCGTATTAAAGAGTGTTGTAAGATGTCAGGATTTAATCCGAATATTATTTCCGAAAGTACGCAATGGACATTTATTGAACAGATGATTCTATCTGAATTAGGTATTTGTATCTTGCCGTCTAGTATTACAGATTTATTGAATGAGGACCTAAAAAGTGTGAGTATCAATAATTTAGATATCGGTTGGGAACTTGCGATTATTTGGAAAAAAGAAGGCTATCAAAACAATATTACTAAAAAATTATTAGAATTTTTACAGGACAGAATGTTGTTAAACGAATAA
- the guaA gene encoding glutamine-hydrolyzing GMP synthase: MEMAFEQELILVLDFGSQYNQLITRRIREMGVYSELHDHEISIEEIKKMNPKGIILSGGPNSVYEEGSFTIDPEIFELGIPVLGICYGMQLMTKLLGGSVERANEREYGKATLNVKSDDDLFFSLPNSQTVWMSHSDKVIDIPENFEIIADSPSCQNAAIEDKSRKLYGVQFHPEVRHTEYGNDLLRNFIRRVCDCTGDWTMENFVDIEVEKIRNQVGDRKVLCAMSGGVDSSVVAVLLHKAIGDQLTCIFVDHGLLRKGEGDMVMENFGEGFNMNIIRVDAKDRFMSKLAGVSDPEKKRKIIGNEFVYVFDDEASKLEGVDFLAQGTLYTDIIESGTKTAQTIKSHHNVGGLPEDMQFSLIEPINTLFKDEVRALGIELGIPEHLVWRQPFPGPGLGIRVLGEITEDKLEIVRESDAILREVVREEGLERDIWQYFTVLPDIRSVGVMGDYRTYDYTIGVRAVTSIDGMTSDFARIDWEVLQKVSSRIVNEVDHVNRVVYDITSKPPSTIEWE, translated from the coding sequence ATGGAAATGGCTTTTGAACAAGAGTTAATTCTTGTATTGGACTTTGGTAGTCAATATAACCAATTGATTACACGTCGTATAAGAGAAATGGGCGTATATAGTGAATTGCACGACCATGAAATCTCAATTGAAGAAATTAAAAAAATGAACCCTAAAGGAATAATCCTTTCAGGTGGACCAAATTCAGTATATGAAGAAGGTTCATTCACTATAGATCCAGAAATCTTTGAGTTAGGCATTCCTGTATTAGGTATTTGTTACGGTATGCAATTAATGACGAAACTATTAGGTGGTTCTGTAGAAAGAGCGAACGAACGTGAATATGGTAAAGCGACATTAAATGTTAAATCGGATGATGATTTATTCTTTAGCTTACCTAATAGCCAAACGGTTTGGATGAGTCATAGTGATAAAGTCATCGACATCCCTGAGAACTTTGAAATTATTGCAGATAGCCCAAGTTGTCAAAATGCAGCTATCGAAGATAAATCAAGAAAATTATACGGCGTACAATTCCACCCAGAAGTACGTCACACTGAATACGGTAACGACTTATTAAGAAACTTTATACGTCGTGTGTGTGACTGTACAGGTGACTGGACAATGGAAAACTTTGTCGATATCGAAGTAGAGAAGATTAGAAACCAAGTTGGCGATCGTAAAGTATTATGTGCAATGAGTGGCGGCGTGGATTCATCAGTCGTAGCAGTATTATTGCATAAAGCAATCGGTGATCAATTAACATGTATCTTCGTAGACCACGGTCTGCTTAGAAAAGGTGAAGGCGACATGGTAATGGAGAACTTTGGTGAAGGATTCAATATGAACATCATCAGAGTAGATGCTAAAGACCGCTTTATGAGTAAATTAGCAGGTGTTTCTGATCCAGAGAAAAAACGTAAAATCATCGGTAATGAATTTGTGTATGTATTCGATGACGAAGCATCTAAATTAGAAGGTGTAGACTTCCTTGCACAAGGAACACTTTACACAGACATTATTGAATCAGGTACAAAAACAGCACAAACAATTAAATCACACCACAATGTAGGTGGATTACCAGAAGATATGCAATTCTCACTTATCGAACCAATTAATACATTATTTAAAGACGAAGTACGTGCTTTAGGTATTGAATTAGGAATTCCAGAACACTTAGTATGGCGTCAACCATTCCCAGGTCCTGGATTAGGTATTCGTGTATTAGGCGAAATCACTGAAGATAAATTAGAGATCGTAAGAGAATCTGATGCAATCCTTAGAGAAGTTGTACGTGAAGAAGGTCTAGAAAGAGATATATGGCAATACTTCACAGTATTACCTGACATTCGCTCTGTAGGTGTTATGGGAGACTATCGCACTTACGATTATACAATCGGTGTACGAGCAGTAACATCAATAGACGGTATGACAAGTGACTTTGCAAGAATCGATTGGGAAGTCTTACAAAAAGTATCAAGCCGTATCGTAAATGAAGTAGATCACGTTAACAGAGTAGTCTATGACATTACTTCTAAGCCACCAAGTACAATTGAGTGGGAATAA
- the guaB gene encoding IMP dehydrogenase, with amino-acid sequence MWENKFQKEGLTFDDVLLVPAKSEVLPSDVDLSVTLSENVKLNIPIISAGMDTVTEAKMAIAMARQGGLGVIHKNMSIEHQADEVQKVKRSENGVITNPFYLTPEEQVYAAEALMSKYRISGVPIVNNDEDMELVGIITNRDLRFIENFSIKISDVMTKEDLVTAPVGTTLEQAEEILQSYKIEKLPLISDEGKLKGLITIKDIEKVIEFPYAAKDSEGRLLVAAALGIAKDTQIRAEKLVEAGADALVIDTAHGHSKGVLNVVEQISKAYPEVTIIAGNVATKEGTKALFEAGADVVKVGIGPGSICTTRVVAGVGVPQITAIYDCATEARKHGKAIIADGGIKFSGDIAKALAAGGHAVMLGSLLAGTEESPGQTEIFQGRQYKVYRGMGSLGAMEQGSKDRYFQEDTTAKKFVPEGIEGRIDFKGPLQDTIYQLTGGIKSGMGYTGSANLEALREEAQFIRMTGAGLKESHPHDVQITKEAPNYSF; translated from the coding sequence ATGTGGGAAAACAAATTTCAAAAAGAAGGATTAACGTTTGATGATGTATTACTAGTACCAGCAAAATCCGAGGTGTTACCAAGTGATGTAGATTTAAGTGTGACATTATCTGAGAATGTCAAATTAAATATCCCTATCATATCAGCAGGAATGGATACTGTTACTGAAGCTAAAATGGCAATCGCTATGGCTAGACAAGGTGGCTTAGGTGTTATTCATAAGAATATGTCAATTGAACATCAAGCAGACGAAGTACAAAAGGTAAAACGTTCAGAGAATGGTGTCATTACAAATCCTTTCTACTTAACGCCTGAAGAGCAAGTGTATGCGGCAGAAGCATTAATGAGCAAATATCGTATTTCTGGTGTACCTATTGTTAATAACGATGAAGATATGGAACTTGTAGGTATTATTACTAACCGTGACTTAAGATTCATTGAGAATTTCTCAATCAAAATCTCAGACGTTATGACTAAAGAAGATTTAGTTACAGCTCCAGTCGGTACAACGTTAGAACAAGCAGAAGAAATCTTACAAAGTTATAAAATTGAAAAACTTCCATTAATTTCTGATGAAGGTAAATTAAAAGGATTAATTACAATCAAAGATATTGAGAAAGTAATTGAATTCCCATATGCTGCTAAAGATAGTGAAGGACGTCTACTTGTAGCTGCAGCACTAGGTATCGCTAAAGATACTCAAATTCGTGCAGAAAAATTAGTAGAAGCAGGCGCTGATGCACTTGTTATTGATACTGCACATGGTCACTCTAAAGGTGTACTTAATGTTGTTGAACAAATCAGTAAAGCTTACCCAGAAGTTACTATTATTGCAGGTAATGTTGCGACTAAAGAAGGTACTAAAGCATTATTTGAAGCGGGGGCAGATGTTGTTAAAGTCGGTATCGGACCTGGTTCAATTTGTACAACTCGTGTCGTTGCTGGTGTAGGTGTACCTCAAATCACAGCAATTTATGACTGTGCAACAGAAGCGCGTAAACATGGTAAAGCAATTATTGCAGATGGCGGAATTAAGTTCTCTGGAGACATTGCGAAAGCATTAGCTGCAGGTGGTCATGCTGTAATGTTAGGTAGCTTACTTGCTGGTACAGAAGAAAGTCCAGGTCAAACTGAAATCTTCCAAGGCCGTCAATATAAAGTATATCGTGGTATGGGTTCACTTGGAGCAATGGAACAAGGTTCTAAAGACCGTTACTTCCAAGAAGATACAACTGCTAAGAAATTCGTTCCTGAAGGTATTGAAGGAAGAATTGACTTTAAAGGACCTTTACAAGACACAATTTATCAATTAACTGGCGGAATTAAGAGTGGTATGGGTTATACAGGCTCAGCTAACTTAGAAGCGTTAAGAGAAGAGGCTCAGTTTATTAGAATGACTGGCGCAGGTCTTAAAGAATCTCATCCACATGATGTTCAAATTACTAAAGAAGCACCAAACTACTCATTTTAA
- a CDS encoding nucleobase:cation symporter-2 family protein, with amino-acid sequence MRNFILSIQHLLAMYAGAIMVPIIVGSALKFSPEEVAYLVSIDIFMCGVATFLQVYKGIGIGLPVVLGCTFTAVAPMILVGHTHGIGVLYGSIFLSGIIVVLISPFFSYLVKLFPPVVTGSVVTIIGITLMPVAMNYLAGGEGEKNYGDSKNIFLGVFTLVVILVIQRLSKGFIKSIAILLGLLIGTAVASFYGLLDTSSLKSSNWLELPRPFRFSGFEFEFGTTIVFVIVAIVSLIESTGVYHALSEITKKPITRKDLSKGYRAEGIAIIIGAIFNAFPYTAYSQNVGLVSLSGAKKNQIMYMMVALLIVCGSIPKLGALASMIPFPVLGGAMIAMFGMVMAYGVKMLGGIDFNKQNNLLVIAVSVGIGAGITAVPQALATFGENYAWLTQNGIVLGTFSAIILNLCFNGLNNQQSSENMK; translated from the coding sequence ATGAGAAATTTCATCTTAAGTATTCAACATTTACTAGCAATGTATGCTGGCGCAATTATGGTACCAATTATTGTAGGATCTGCACTTAAATTTTCACCTGAAGAAGTCGCGTACTTAGTTTCTATTGATATATTTATGTGTGGTGTAGCAACGTTCTTACAAGTGTATAAGGGTATAGGTATTGGACTGCCGGTAGTCTTAGGATGTACATTTACTGCGGTTGCACCGATGATATTAGTTGGTCATACGCATGGTATTGGCGTCTTATATGGATCAATATTCCTATCGGGTATTATTGTCGTATTAATTTCTCCATTTTTCTCATATTTAGTTAAGTTATTCCCGCCAGTTGTAACAGGAAGTGTTGTTACGATCATTGGTATTACTTTAATGCCAGTCGCTATGAATTATTTAGCGGGTGGTGAAGGTGAGAAGAATTATGGAGATAGTAAGAATATATTTTTAGGTGTTTTTACTTTAGTTGTCATACTCGTGATACAAAGATTATCTAAAGGCTTTATCAAATCTATAGCTATCTTATTAGGATTATTAATAGGAACAGCAGTCGCTTCCTTCTATGGATTATTAGATACATCAAGTTTAAAAAGTTCAAATTGGTTAGAGCTACCTCGACCATTTAGATTCAGTGGTTTTGAGTTTGAATTTGGAACGACCATTGTATTTGTTATTGTAGCTATTGTGAGTCTAATAGAATCAACAGGTGTGTATCATGCACTGAGTGAAATAACGAAAAAACCGATAACGAGAAAAGACTTATCCAAAGGTTATCGTGCAGAAGGTATTGCGATTATAATAGGTGCAATATTTAATGCCTTTCCTTATACGGCATATTCTCAAAATGTCGGACTCGTTTCATTATCAGGTGCAAAGAAGAATCAAATTATGTATATGATGGTTGCACTTTTAATTGTATGTGGATCGATTCCTAAATTAGGTGCTTTAGCAAGTATGATTCCATTCCCAGTACTTGGGGGTGCAATGATCGCAATGTTTGGAATGGTCATGGCATATGGTGTTAAAATGTTAGGTGGAATTGATTTTAATAAACAGAATAATTTACTCGTTATAGCAGTATCGGTAGGTATCGGTGCTGGTATTACTGCAGTACCACAAGCATTGGCAACATTTGGTGAGAACTATGCATGGCTTACGCAAAACGGTATTGTGTTAGGTACTTTTTCAGCGATTATATTAAATTTATGTTTTAATGGATTAAACAATCAACAATCAAGTGAAAATATGAAATAA
- the xpt gene encoding xanthine phosphoribosyltransferase — MRTLQDRVKEDGKVIDEQILKVDSFLNHQIDAKLMHEVGQVITEHFKEKAITKVLTIEASGIAPAIMAALQLDVPCLFAKKAKPSTMTSEFYQTDIHSFTKNTTSTVVISKQFLDEDDHVLIIDDFLANGEASLGLHRLVQAAQATTSGVAIVVEKSFQPGRDKLEAEGLEVLSLCQVASLAGNKVKLVDE, encoded by the coding sequence GTGAGGACACTACAAGATAGGGTTAAAGAAGACGGTAAGGTTATCGATGAGCAAATTTTAAAAGTGGATTCATTTTTAAATCATCAAATTGATGCAAAGTTAATGCACGAAGTTGGACAAGTTATTACAGAACATTTTAAAGAGAAAGCAATCACTAAGGTGCTTACAATTGAAGCATCAGGTATTGCACCAGCCATTATGGCAGCATTACAATTAGATGTTCCTTGCTTATTTGCTAAAAAAGCAAAACCATCAACGATGACTTCAGAATTCTATCAAACTGATATTCATTCATTTACTAAAAATACAACAAGTACAGTTGTTATTTCTAAGCAATTCTTGGATGAAGATGATCATGTACTCATTATTGATGATTTCTTAGCGAATGGTGAAGCTTCACTAGGATTACATCGTTTAGTACAAGCGGCACAAGCAACAACTTCTGGCGTAGCAATTGTGGTAGAGAAGAGCTTTCAACCTGGAAGAGATAAGCTAGAAGCTGAAGGGCTTGAAGTACTTTCATTATGTCAAGTTGCTTCATTAGCTGGTAATAAAGTGAAGTTGGTGGATGAGTAG
- a CDS encoding general stress protein, with product MGKIEKFNNESDLLQRIDQLKQEGAGESDMQVVSKDKLDDNSLDYTDVKVKTSRGSFSDKITSLFSGESAEERVLTGLRVPEEQLDGYKTALNNGDILLYIDNDNLDDTSNYDSDHPKGSQSGNEHYDNTKPLSNDESENSENNGISKGAAAGAGVGAAGVAGGAALSGSSKDNNEDNVDKDEFDQKDSTNESVQDETNRSFDRDEDVSKDDLTQEDQGASSYQDNESPDSNRYGNNLDNETAAHDDVDESNFDNNEQQSASNNDEDQVGSYSNERGDQPSGVTDETERSSNQFDEETAPHDDVDDSNLTDKPSSREDQQSASYNNEQDDNPPSNAANLAGASGLGAAGFAAQQSNRRDEEEPRNQKDGLDSDSSSSEFSQANEQEPTEDNRREYSSDNEKDLEDLNNRESTNTSPQYRDTDNIKDGEELTRNDESSFNRVQDDNVESERSTSNYNQPNESVDAPESDVSEQRESNFSSSQQEQDTNINKTYNDNPQRSETKQTFDSTAQDNEQTNDTESNQFGNEDRVTNNEEVNPNNEATFKGSNLDDEQGAVSSDQQGGFNRTDQPDDTTFKGSNLDEEQDFNSSDKQDGFNRSNQSEDNEFGGSTRNEDDAFSSSEQQSGFNRSNQSEDNEFGGNARNEEQDFNSSDKQGGFNRSNQSEDNEFGGSTRNEDDAFSSSEQQSGFNRSNQSEDNEFGGNARNEEQDFNSSDKQGGFNRSNQSEDNEFGGSTRNEDDAFSSSEQQSGFNRSNQSEDNEFGGNARNEEQDFNSSDKQGGFNRSSQSEDNEFGGNARNEDDGFNSSDKQGGFNRSSQSEDNEFGGSTRNEDDAFSSSEQQGGFNRSSQSEDNEFGGSTRNEDDGFNSSDKQGGFNRSNQSEDNEFGDNVRNEDDGFNSSDKQGGFNRSSQSEDNEFGSRNSDENQDFNSSNEQNGQSNKQRSFIDKLLGKDSNNDK from the coding sequence ATGGGTAAAATAGAAAAGTTTAATAACGAAAGTGATTTATTACAACGCATCGATCAATTAAAGCAAGAAGGTGCTGGCGAAAGTGATATGCAAGTTGTATCGAAAGATAAGCTTGATGATAACTCGTTAGACTATACTGACGTAAAAGTGAAGACCTCTAGAGGTTCATTTAGCGACAAGATTACTTCACTATTCTCAGGCGAAAGTGCCGAAGAAAGAGTACTGACAGGTTTAAGAGTACCAGAAGAACAATTAGATGGTTATAAAACAGCTTTAAATAACGGCGACATACTATTATATATTGATAACGACAACTTAGATGATACAAGTAACTATGATTCAGATCATCCTAAAGGTTCTCAATCAGGTAACGAACATTACGATAATACGAAACCATTATCTAACGACGAAAGTGAAAATAGTGAAAATAATGGTATTTCAAAAGGCGCAGCAGCGGGTGCTGGCGTAGGAGCTGCAGGTGTTGCAGGCGGTGCAGCGTTATCTGGATCTTCTAAAGATAATAACGAAGATAATGTAGACAAAGATGAATTTGATCAAAAAGATTCAACTAACGAATCTGTACAAGATGAAACAAATCGTTCATTTGACCGGGATGAAGACGTATCTAAAGACGATCTAACACAAGAAGATCAGGGAGCATCTTCATATCAAGACAATGAATCACCTGATTCAAATCGATATGGCAACAATTTAGATAATGAAACAGCAGCACACGATGATGTTGATGAATCTAACTTCGATAACAACGAACAACAATCCGCTTCAAATAACGATGAAGATCAAGTTGGTTCATATTCCAATGAGCGTGGCGATCAACCATCTGGTGTAACAGATGAAACAGAACGTTCAAGTAATCAGTTTGATGAAGAAACTGCTCCTCACGATGATGTTGATGACAGTAATCTTACTGATAAACCATCCTCTAGAGAGGATCAACAATCCGCTTCATATAACAATGAACAAGATGATAACCCACCATCTAATGCAGCCAATTTAGCAGGCGCTTCTGGACTTGGTGCTGCAGGTTTCGCTGCACAACAGTCTAACCGTCGCGATGAAGAAGAACCACGTAATCAAAAAGACGGACTTGATTCTGATTCATCGTCATCAGAATTCTCACAAGCAAATGAACAAGAACCGACAGAAGATAACCGTCGCGAATATTCAAGTGATAATGAGAAAGACTTGGAAGATTTAAATAATCGAGAATCAACAAATACTAGCCCACAATATCGTGATACAGACAATATTAAAGATGGCGAAGAGCTAACAAGAAATGATGAGTCATCATTTAATCGCGTTCAAGATGACAATGTAGAATCCGAACGTTCAACATCAAACTATAATCAACCTAATGAAAGTGTTGATGCACCAGAGTCTGATGTGTCCGAACAACGAGAATCTAATTTCTCATCAAGCCAACAAGAGCAAGATACAAATATTAATAAAACATATAACGATAATCCACAACGCTCAGAAACAAAACAAACATTTGATAGTACTGCGCAAGATAATGAACAAACAAACGATACAGAGTCAAATCAATTTGGTAATGAAGATCGTGTAACGAATAATGAAGAAGTTAATCCAAATAACGAAGCTACATTTAAAGGAAGTAATTTAGATGACGAGCAAGGCGCAGTTTCTTCCGATCAACAAGGCGGCTTCAATCGTACAGATCAACCTGATGATACAACATTTAAAGGAAGTAACTTAGACGAAGAACAAGACTTTAACTCTTCTGACAAACAAGATGGTTTCAATCGCTCTAACCAATCTGAAGATAATGAGTTTGGTGGCAGCACTAGAAATGAAGATGATGCCTTTAGCTCTTCTGAACAACAAAGTGGTTTCAACCGCTCTAATCAATCTGAAGATAACGAGTTTGGTGGTAACGCTCGAAACGAAGAGCAAGACTTTAACTCTTCTGACAAACAAGGTGGCTTCAACCGCTCTAATCAATCTGAAGATAATGAGTTTGGTGGCAGCACTAGAAATGAAGATGATGCCTTTAGCTCTTCTGAACAACAAAGTGGTTTCAACCGCTCTAATCAATCTGAAGATAACGAGTTTGGTGGTAACGCTCGAAACGAAGAGCAAGATTTTAACTCTTCTGACAAACAAGGTGGCTTCAACCGCTCTAATCAATCTGAAGATAATGAGTTTGGTGGCAGCACTAGAAATGAAGATGATGCCTTTAGCTCTTCTGAACAACAAAGTGGTTTCAACCGCTCTAATCAATCTGAAGATAACGAGTTTGGTGGTAACGCTCGAAACGAAGAGCAAGATTTTAACTCTTCTGACAAACAAGGTGGTTTCAACCGCTCTAGCCAATCTGAAGATAATGAATTCGGTGGTAATGCTCGAAACGAAGACGATGGCTTCAATTCTTCCGATAAACAAGGTGGTTTTAACCGCTCTAGTCAATCTGAAGATAATGAGTTCGGTGGCAGCACTAGAAATGAAGATGATGCCTTTAGCTCTTCTGAACAGCAAGGTGGCTTCAACCGCTCTAGTCAATCTGAAGATAATGAGTTCGGTGGCAGCACTCGAAACGAAGATGATGGCTTTAACTCTTCCGATAAACAAGGTGGTTTCAACCGCTCTAACCAATCTGAAGATAATGAGTTTGGCGACAACGTTCGTAATGAAGATGATGGCTTTAATTCTTCTGATAAACAAGGTGGCTTCAACCGCTCTAGCCAATCTGAAGATAATGAATTTGGTAGTCGTAATAGCGATGAAAACCAAGACTTCAATTCTTCAAATGAACAAAATGGTCAAAGTAATAAGCAAAGATCATTTATCGACAAATTACTTGGTAAAGATTCAAACAACGATAAATAA
- a CDS encoding GNAT family N-acetyltransferase, with protein MKFEVVTSIDDPLFKKALEMYEDIFKAEIREDRHVFIHSLTSEYIKKHYIFIVGLIDDTVVSLSTGHYEPTTNSAFIIYLMTHPDYRNQRVGSQTLESIEQELHKHAQEVHGRDANMIMLESFGEDTYDNEKQKEEANVRHHFFNRYGYEKQQNIPYIQPNPQKSLPPTPIDLYIKQYLPLQKDVISPSIRSCYINKYIHGNENDREFVYELLDSMDL; from the coding sequence ATGAAGTTTGAAGTAGTAACATCTATAGACGATCCATTATTTAAAAAAGCATTAGAAATGTATGAAGATATTTTCAAAGCTGAAATAAGAGAAGATCGTCATGTCTTTATTCACTCATTAACATCTGAATACATTAAAAAACATTATATTTTTATAGTCGGTTTAATCGATGATACAGTTGTGAGTTTATCTACCGGACATTATGAACCTACTACAAATTCAGCGTTTATTATTTACCTTATGACTCACCCAGACTATCGTAATCAACGTGTAGGTAGTCAAACATTGGAAAGCATTGAGCAAGAGTTACACAAACATGCTCAAGAGGTTCATGGTAGAGATGCTAATATGATCATGTTGGAATCTTTTGGTGAAGATACTTATGATAATGAAAAGCAAAAGGAAGAAGCGAATGTTCGTCATCATTTCTTTAATAGATATGGTTATGAAAAACAACAAAACATTCCTTATATTCAACCAAATCCTCAAAAGTCATTACCGCCAACACCAATTGATTTATATATAAAACAATACTTACCGCTTCAAAAAGATGTCATCTCTCCAAGCATCCGTTCATGTTATATAAATAAATATATACATGGCAATGAGAACGATAGAGAATTTGTATATGAATTATTAGATTCAATGGACTTATAG